The Aneurinibacillus uraniidurans genome segment ACGTACACTAGTAAAATCAATTTTTTTTGGTAAGGGTATCATTTACGGATGAATCACACATAAGGTATAATGAACAATACTGCAACAGGGTTTCGTTCTATGAAACCCTATTCAACCAGGAAGGTGAGCGGGATGGAAACAACAGATGCGAAGATGACGGTGCGTGCTGTAGATCGTGCGCTTGATATTCTTCTTTGTTTTATTGATGAACAGGAACTGACGCTGACAGAGATTGCACAGCGGGTCAGTTTGAATAAAAGTACTGTATACCGCCTGCTCGGATCACTTGAGGGTCGGGGGTTTCTGACGCGAGACACAGTGACGGAGAAGTATCATCTCGGGTTTCGTGTTTGGCAGATATCCGCGAATTATCCGCAGCAAGGGGACATTGGGACGGTATTGCTGCCGGAGATGACACGGTTACGCGATGAGATCGGGGAGACGATCAGTTTATATGTCCGTAATGAAAATGAACGGGTACGCATTCAGGCCGTGGAGAGTCAGGAGACGATCCGTCGTGTTGCACCAATCGGGGCACATATGCCACTTGCGGTTGGCGCATCGAGCAAAGTGCTGGTCGCGTATGCGCCGCCGGACGCC includes the following:
- a CDS encoding IclR family transcriptional regulator, translated to METTDAKMTVRAVDRALDILLCFIDEQELTLTEIAQRVSLNKSTVYRLLGSLEGRGFLTRDTVTEKYHLGFRVWQISANYPQQGDIGTVLLPEMTRLRDEIGETISLYVRNENERVRIQAVESQETIRRVAPIGAHMPLAVGASSKVLVAYAPPDAQLRVLNDPAWPKAVDKGVYMDQLQEIRRNGYATSSEEREEGAAAVSVPLFNVRGEMVAALSVSGPSNRLTSEKMAQNAPLVMEAARRMGNMLQ